The following proteins are encoded in a genomic region of Amycolatopsis sulphurea:
- the cobO gene encoding cob(I)yrinic acid a,c-diamide adenosyltransferase has protein sequence MPQGKPAVVPQDGLTTRQRRNRPLLAVHTGEMKGKSTAAFGMALRAWNQGWSIGVFQFVKSAKWRVGEEAAFRALGKLYEDTGEGGPVEWHKMGEGWSWSRKQGSEEDHAANAREGWAEIKRCLAAEKYDFYVLDEFSYLFKWGWLDPVDVASTLAARPGHQHVVITGRYAPPELIEAADLVTEMTKVKHPMDAGQKGQRGIEW, from the coding sequence ATGCCGCAAGGAAAACCCGCCGTCGTGCCGCAGGACGGGCTGACCACCCGCCAGCGTCGCAACCGGCCGTTGCTGGCCGTGCACACCGGGGAGATGAAGGGCAAGTCGACGGCGGCGTTCGGGATGGCGCTGCGGGCCTGGAATCAGGGCTGGTCGATCGGTGTGTTCCAGTTCGTGAAGTCGGCGAAGTGGCGCGTCGGCGAGGAAGCCGCGTTCCGCGCGCTCGGCAAGCTGTACGAGGACACCGGCGAGGGCGGGCCGGTCGAGTGGCACAAGATGGGCGAAGGCTGGAGCTGGTCGCGCAAGCAGGGCAGCGAAGAGGACCACGCGGCCAACGCGCGCGAGGGCTGGGCCGAGATCAAACGCTGCCTGGCCGCCGAGAAGTACGACTTCTACGTGCTCGACGAGTTCAGCTACCTGTTCAAATGGGGCTGGCTCGATCCCGTCGACGTGGCGTCCACTTTGGCCGCCCGGCCCGGCCACCAGCACGTGGTGATCACCGGCCGGTACGCCCCGCCGGAGCTGATCGAGGCCGCCGACCTGGTGACCGAGATGACCAAGGTGAAGCACCCGATGGACGCCGGGCAGAAGGGGCAGCGGGGGATCGAATGGTAG
- a CDS encoding cobyrinate a,c-diamide synthase → MVARVVIAAPGSGHGKTTVAAGLMAALRSAGHRVSGHKVGPDFIDPGYHALATGRPARNLDPFLQGEDVLMPLLRHGSAGADIAVIEGVMGLFDGALGTEGYASTAHVARLLDAPVILVVDASAASRSVAATVLGFAQYDTRVRLSGVILNKLGSQRHEDEIAAALEATGVPLVGALRRNENVHAPSRHLGLVPAAERASDSQRVLPELAAWVSGGVDLAAVVRIASSAPALSGPEWTPAVQYDGPRAVVAAAAGPAFTFRYTENVELLAASGVDVVDVDPLRDKELPEGCAGLYFGGGFPEVHAAELSANVPLRTAVADAIGRGMPVSAECAGLLYLCRELDGEPMVGALPATATMTKRGKLGYRRAVSLGDNVLATAGQRVTGHEFHRTEVSPAAGPSAAWGWDRIVDGFASASVHASYLHVHWAGYPELAARFAGHVREFAAHD, encoded by the coding sequence ATGGTAGCGCGGGTGGTCATCGCCGCGCCCGGTTCGGGGCACGGCAAGACCACCGTCGCGGCCGGGCTCATGGCCGCCCTGCGCTCGGCCGGGCACCGCGTGTCCGGGCACAAGGTGGGGCCGGATTTCATCGACCCCGGTTACCACGCGCTCGCCACCGGCCGCCCCGCCCGTAACCTCGATCCTTTTCTGCAGGGCGAGGATGTCCTGATGCCGTTGCTGCGGCATGGTTCCGCCGGCGCGGACATCGCGGTGATCGAAGGCGTGATGGGCCTTTTCGACGGCGCGCTGGGCACGGAAGGCTACGCGTCGACCGCGCACGTCGCCCGGCTGCTCGACGCCCCGGTGATCCTGGTCGTCGACGCTTCGGCCGCTTCGCGCAGTGTCGCGGCGACCGTGCTGGGCTTCGCGCAGTACGACACCCGGGTGCGGCTGTCCGGAGTGATTCTCAACAAACTCGGTTCGCAGCGGCACGAGGACGAGATCGCCGCCGCTCTGGAGGCGACCGGGGTCCCGCTCGTGGGCGCGTTGCGGCGCAACGAAAACGTGCACGCGCCGAGCCGGCATCTCGGGCTGGTCCCGGCGGCCGAGCGGGCGTCGGATTCGCAACGGGTGCTGCCGGAGCTGGCCGCGTGGGTGTCCGGTGGCGTCGATTTGGCCGCCGTGGTGCGGATCGCGAGTTCCGCACCGGCGCTGTCCGGTCCGGAATGGACACCGGCGGTGCAGTACGACGGTCCCCGCGCGGTGGTCGCGGCGGCGGCCGGTCCGGCGTTCACCTTCCGCTACACCGAGAACGTCGAGCTGCTCGCCGCGTCCGGAGTGGACGTTGTCGATGTGGATCCTTTGCGGGACAAGGAACTTCCCGAAGGGTGTGCCGGGCTCTACTTCGGCGGCGGCTTTCCCGAGGTGCACGCCGCCGAGCTGTCCGCCAACGTGCCGCTGCGCACCGCGGTGGCCGACGCGATCGGCCGTGGGATGCCGGTCAGCGCTGAGTGCGCGGGGCTGCTCTACCTGTGCCGTGAACTCGACGGTGAGCCGATGGTCGGCGCGCTGCCGGCGACCGCGACGATGACCAAACGCGGAAAGCTCGGCTACCGTCGCGCGGTTTCGCTGGGGGACAACGTGCTGGCGACCGCCGGGCAGCGGGTCACCGGGCACGAGTTCCACCGCACCGAGGTATCCCCGGCCGCGGGTCCGTCCGCCGCCTGGGGCTGGGACCGGATCGTCGACGGGTTCGCCTCGGCTTCGGTGCACGCCTCCTACCTCCACGTGCACTGGGCCGGATATCCCGAGCTGGCCGCGCGATTCGCCGGGCACGTGCGGGAGTTCGCGGCCCATGACTGA
- the cobC gene encoding Rv2231c family pyridoxal phosphate-dependent protein CobC, protein MTDYDLSHHGDRETGPGLVDLAVNVRLPRPPDWLRRELVSAVDELAAYPDASAARDAVAARHLRPPGEVLVTAGAAEAFTLLASALRPRQAVVVHPQFTEPEAALRAAGHAVTRVILSSSDGFVLDPAVVPDSADLVFVGNPTNPTSVLHPASAVRALARPGRVLVVDEAFLDAVPGEVESLAGEALPGVVVLRSLTKTWGLAGLRAGYVLGPEDLIARLRAVQPPWSVSTLGAVATEACCRPEALEEAEKLAVTAESDRDYLVSGLAAAGVAVLGVPRGPFVLIQVEQGERIRLGLRAEGYAVRRGDTFPGLGPDHLRLAVRDRATTDAFLRVLRPFLRGGQ, encoded by the coding sequence ATGACTGACTACGATCTGAGCCATCACGGGGACCGCGAGACCGGCCCCGGCTTGGTGGACCTCGCGGTGAACGTCCGGCTGCCCCGCCCGCCGGACTGGCTCCGGCGGGAGCTGGTGTCCGCAGTGGACGAACTCGCCGCCTACCCCGACGCGTCCGCCGCGCGGGACGCGGTGGCCGCCCGGCACCTCCGCCCGCCCGGCGAAGTCCTCGTGACGGCCGGTGCTGCGGAGGCGTTCACGTTGCTGGCCTCGGCTTTGCGGCCGCGGCAGGCGGTCGTGGTGCATCCGCAGTTCACCGAACCCGAGGCTGCCCTGCGCGCGGCCGGGCATGCGGTCACCCGCGTCATTCTGTCCTCTTCGGACGGTTTCGTGCTGGACCCGGCCGTGGTGCCGGACTCGGCGGATCTGGTTTTCGTGGGCAACCCGACGAACCCGACGTCCGTGCTGCACCCCGCTTCGGCGGTGCGCGCGCTGGCCCGGCCCGGCCGGGTGCTCGTGGTGGACGAGGCGTTCCTGGACGCCGTGCCCGGCGAGGTCGAAAGCCTTGCCGGGGAAGCACTCCCCGGCGTCGTGGTGCTACGCAGCCTCACCAAGACGTGGGGGCTCGCCGGTCTGCGCGCGGGGTACGTGCTTGGGCCAGAAGACCTGATCGCACGGCTGCGCGCCGTGCAGCCGCCGTGGTCGGTGTCCACTTTGGGCGCCGTGGCGACCGAGGCGTGCTGCCGCCCGGAGGCGTTGGAGGAAGCGGAAAAGCTGGCCGTCACCGCGGAATCCGACCGGGATTACCTGGTGTCCGGGCTCGCTGCCGCCGGGGTGGCCGTGCTGGGTGTGCCGCGCGGCCCGTTCGTACTGATCCAGGTCGAGCAGGGGGAGCGCATCCGGTTGGGGTTGCGTGCGGAGGGTTACGCGGTCCGGCGTGGTGACACTTTTCCGGGGCTGGGGCCGGATCATCTGCGGTTGGCGGTGCGCGATCGAGCTACGACTGACGCTTTTCTCCGTGTCTTGCGGCCGTTTTTACGCGGTGGCCAGTAG
- a CDS encoding adenosylcobinamide-GDP ribazoletransferase, with the protein MTRLGDGVRLAVGTLTAVPVPAPRQIDRAVAGVAMALGPFAALPLAAAAGLIVLGGAAIGLPAPAVAALALGAVALGSRGLHLDGLADTADGLGASYDRAKALDVMRRGDSGPTGIATLVLVLLVQFGALTGAISAGHGAAAAVVAVLCGRCVLSLCCAKGVPSARPEGLGATVAQSVPRAVAALVFVVAAGLATLAPGLPWWRGLLAVAVGYAAAALVLARCVQRIGGITGDVLGGCVEAAVAGALLATA; encoded by the coding sequence ATGACGCGTCTAGGCGACGGCGTCCGCCTGGCCGTGGGGACCCTCACGGCAGTCCCGGTACCGGCGCCACGGCAGATCGACCGCGCCGTCGCCGGTGTCGCCATGGCGCTCGGCCCGTTCGCCGCGCTCCCCCTCGCCGCTGCCGCCGGGCTCATCGTCCTCGGCGGCGCGGCGATCGGCCTGCCCGCACCGGCGGTGGCCGCGCTCGCCCTGGGCGCCGTCGCGCTGGGTAGCCGCGGTCTGCATCTCGACGGACTGGCCGACACAGCCGACGGCCTCGGCGCCTCCTACGACCGGGCGAAGGCGCTGGACGTCATGCGCCGTGGCGATTCCGGGCCGACCGGGATCGCCACGCTGGTCCTGGTCCTGCTGGTCCAGTTCGGCGCGCTGACCGGCGCGATCTCGGCCGGACACGGCGCCGCCGCGGCGGTCGTGGCCGTCCTGTGTGGACGGTGTGTGCTCTCGTTGTGCTGTGCCAAGGGTGTGCCGTCCGCGCGCCCCGAAGGGCTCGGCGCAACGGTGGCCCAGTCGGTGCCGAGGGCCGTGGCCGCATTGGTGTTCGTCGTGGCCGCGGGCTTGGCGACGCTGGCGCCGGGTCTGCCGTGGTGGCGCGGGTTGCTTGCCGTGGCCGTCGGATACGCCGCCGCGGCGCTGGTGCTGGCCCGCTGCGTTCAGCGAATCGGCGGGATCACCGGCGACGTCCTCGGCGGCTGCGTGGAGGCCGCGGTGGCGGGGGCGCTACTGGCCACCGCGTAA
- the cobT gene encoding nicotinate-nucleotide--dimethylbenzimidazole phosphoribosyltransferase, translating to MSSFAVPVPDPAAHAAAVERLDGLVKPLGSLGRLEELAAWLSAAHGVVPPRPLDDVRVVVFAGDHGVSAQSAYPREVTAAMVRVFLAGRSGVTVLAAQVGASVRVADLAVDWDASDVPDEVTSHKIRRGSGAIDVEDALAAGEAQAAFEAGRTIAAEESGADVLIPGDMGIGNTTVCAAMVAASLGLPAAEVVGAGTGVSGGALARKTAVVATALGRAAGRGTDPFERLTALGSACLAATAGFLVEAAMRQIPVVLDGIFSATAALVARDIAPGAERWWLAGHRSTEPAQAFALKALGLTPILDLGLRLGEGSGAVQAIPTLRAARAIIAEMGLLADLA from the coding sequence GTGTCGAGTTTCGCCGTTCCCGTCCCCGACCCCGCCGCGCACGCAGCCGCGGTAGAGCGGCTGGACGGGCTGGTCAAGCCGCTCGGTTCGCTGGGCAGGCTGGAGGAGCTGGCCGCCTGGCTGAGCGCCGCGCACGGGGTGGTCCCGCCGCGGCCGCTGGACGACGTGCGGGTGGTGGTGTTCGCCGGTGACCACGGGGTCTCCGCGCAGTCGGCCTACCCGCGCGAGGTCACCGCGGCGATGGTGCGGGTGTTCCTGGCCGGGCGCAGCGGGGTGACCGTGCTCGCCGCGCAGGTCGGGGCGAGCGTGCGGGTGGCCGACCTGGCGGTGGACTGGGACGCTTCGGACGTTCCGGATGAAGTCACCTCGCACAAGATCCGCCGCGGCTCGGGTGCGATCGACGTGGAGGACGCGCTGGCCGCCGGCGAAGCGCAGGCCGCGTTCGAGGCGGGCCGCACGATCGCCGCCGAGGAAAGCGGCGCGGACGTGCTGATCCCCGGCGACATGGGCATCGGCAACACCACGGTGTGCGCGGCCATGGTGGCGGCGTCGCTGGGGCTGCCCGCGGCCGAGGTGGTGGGCGCCGGCACCGGAGTGTCCGGCGGGGCGCTGGCGCGCAAGACCGCCGTCGTCGCGACGGCGCTGGGCCGCGCGGCCGGGCGGGGCACCGACCCGTTCGAGCGGCTGACCGCACTCGGCAGCGCCTGCCTTGCCGCAACGGCAGGCTTCCTGGTGGAGGCCGCGATGCGGCAGATCCCGGTGGTGCTGGACGGGATCTTCTCGGCGACGGCGGCGCTGGTCGCGCGGGACATCGCACCGGGCGCGGAGCGGTGGTGGCTGGCCGGGCACCGTTCGACGGAACCGGCGCAGGCGTTCGCGTTGAAGGCATTGGGCCTCACCCCGATTCTCGACCTCGGCCTGCGCCTGGGCGAGGGCAGCGGCGCGGTCCAGGCGATCCCGACCCTGCGTGCGGCCCGCGCGATCATCGCCGAGATGGGCCTGCTGGCGGACCTCGCGTGA
- the cobU gene encoding bifunctional adenosylcobinamide kinase/adenosylcobinamide-phosphate guanylyltransferase: protein MTKLTHRLARSLEALARTLRRYGRDEAKVLVLGGVRSGKSRYAERLVAGHPHLVYVAPGLPPSADDPEWAARVEAHQARRPHHWTTVETTDLAKVLRTATSPLLIDCLGTWLSRVLDEVGAWSGQAGWEQRLDERLEEFLAAWHEAKVPVVAVSNEVGSGVVPATVSGRLFRDVLGALNNRVSADCDQVSLIVAGRVLDLQ, encoded by the coding sequence ATGACCAAGCTGACGCACCGGCTCGCCAGGTCGCTCGAAGCCCTGGCCCGGACCCTCCGCCGGTACGGTCGCGACGAGGCGAAAGTGCTGGTCCTCGGCGGTGTCCGATCCGGGAAGTCGCGGTATGCGGAGCGTCTCGTGGCCGGCCACCCGCACCTCGTCTACGTCGCGCCGGGGCTGCCCCCTTCCGCCGACGACCCGGAGTGGGCCGCCCGCGTCGAGGCGCACCAGGCCCGCCGGCCGCACCACTGGACCACGGTGGAGACCACCGACCTGGCGAAAGTGCTGCGCACCGCGACCAGTCCGCTGCTCATCGACTGCCTGGGCACCTGGCTGTCCAGGGTGCTCGACGAGGTCGGCGCGTGGTCCGGGCAGGCCGGCTGGGAGCAGCGGCTCGACGAACGGCTGGAGGAATTCCTCGCCGCATGGCACGAGGCGAAGGTGCCGGTCGTGGCGGTGAGCAACGAAGTGGGCAGCGGTGTGGTGCCCGCTACTGTCTCCGGACGCCTGTTCCGTGATGTGCTGGGCGCACTCAACAACCGGGTGTCCGCCGACTGCGACCAGGTGTCGCTGATTGTCGCCGGGCGGGTACTCGACCTGCAGTGA